A section of the Flavobacterium sp. CG_23.5 genome encodes:
- a CDS encoding S8 family peptidase: MNHIKPIYFSAFALFALVSCSAQKKVSHTAAPMTVTTPQIIKKIAPISENDLKRWSHLDLVKDTIPGMSVDKAYAELLKGKKGTKVIVGIVDSGVDIDHEDLKSVIWTNAKEISGNGIDDDKNGFIDDIHGWNFLGDSGFENLEMTRMLKKADDGSVAYKAAKADYEDKYKKALEGKQQVDFLMSTNKSIQTYLKKDNYTLDELKAIVTSDDKLNRSKTIMTSVIAQGGPNFNADIEEYRKYIYDQLNYNLNKEFNGRKVVGDNPDDIKDTKYGNNIVYGPDKEEAMHGTHVAGIIAQVRNNNIGGDGIANNVEIMSVRAVPNGDEYDKDIALAIRYAVDNGAKVINGSFGKSYSPHKQWVFDAIKYAEKKDVLFVHASGNDGNDIDVAKNINFPNDSEDNKIEFASNVLTVGALNDVYGQTVVAPFSNYGTINVDVYAPGMEIYASVPNNKYKYEQGTSMASPNAAGVAALVRSYYPKLSAKQVKQILMDSGTPLPASVELGENNEKKSATDTSKSGKMINAYNALILAETLSKSI, encoded by the coding sequence ATGAATCATATTAAACCTATCTACTTTTCGGCTTTTGCGCTTTTTGCATTAGTAAGTTGTAGTGCTCAAAAGAAAGTTTCTCATACTGCCGCTCCAATGACGGTAACTACTCCCCAAATAATTAAGAAAATTGCTCCTATTAGTGAAAACGATTTGAAACGATGGAGTCATTTAGATTTGGTAAAAGATACTATCCCAGGAATGAGCGTTGATAAAGCGTATGCTGAATTATTGAAAGGTAAAAAAGGCACTAAAGTCATTGTAGGAATTGTTGATTCGGGTGTAGATATTGACCATGAAGATCTTAAATCGGTAATTTGGACCAACGCAAAAGAAATTTCTGGCAACGGAATTGATGATGACAAAAATGGGTTTATCGATGATATTCACGGGTGGAATTTCCTTGGCGATTCCGGATTTGAAAATTTGGAAATGACTAGAATGCTGAAAAAAGCAGACGATGGATCTGTGGCTTATAAAGCAGCTAAAGCGGATTACGAAGATAAATACAAAAAAGCATTAGAAGGAAAGCAACAAGTGGACTTTCTAATGAGCACAAATAAATCTATTCAGACTTATTTGAAGAAGGACAATTACACGTTAGACGAATTGAAAGCAATTGTCACTTCTGACGATAAATTGAATAGAAGTAAAACGATTATGACTAGTGTTATTGCACAAGGAGGTCCAAATTTCAACGCAGACATCGAAGAATATAGAAAATATATCTATGACCAATTGAATTACAATTTGAACAAAGAATTCAATGGAAGAAAAGTGGTTGGCGATAATCCGGATGACATCAAAGACACTAAATACGGAAATAACATTGTGTATGGACCGGATAAAGAAGAAGCAATGCATGGAACGCACGTTGCCGGAATCATAGCCCAAGTTAGAAATAACAATATCGGTGGAGACGGAATTGCAAATAATGTGGAAATTATGTCCGTAAGAGCCGTTCCTAATGGTGATGAGTATGATAAAGATATTGCTTTGGCAATAAGATATGCCGTAGATAATGGAGCAAAAGTAATCAATGGAAGTTTTGGAAAAAGTTATTCTCCACACAAGCAATGGGTATTTGATGCAATAAAATATGCGGAAAAGAAAGACGTTTTATTTGTACATGCGTCAGGAAACGATGGAAATGATATTGATGTAGCGAAAAACATCAATTTTCCAAATGATTCAGAAGACAATAAAATAGAATTTGCGAGTAATGTCCTTACTGTTGGGGCATTGAATGATGTTTACGGACAAACGGTGGTTGCGCCATTTTCTAATTATGGAACTATTAATGTAGATGTATATGCTCCAGGAATGGAAATTTATGCTTCTGTTCCAAATAATAAATACAAATACGAACAAGGAACTTCTATGGCTTCGCCAAATGCAGCCGGAGTTGCAGCATTAGTTCGGTCCTATTATCCAAAATTATCTGCAAAGCAAGTGAAACAAATCCTAATGGATTCTGGAACACCACTTCCGGCGTCAGTAGAATTAGGGGAAAATAATGAAAAAAAATCGGCAACTGATACTTCAAAATCAGGAAAAATGATCAACGCCTACAATGCTTTGATTCTTGCAGAAACATTATCTAAAAGCATTTAA
- a CDS encoding M1 family metallopeptidase produces the protein MRKLFLLSFITLNFCAASAQSTGYWQQQVDYKMDVNMNVKNYQYKGKQELVYTNNSNDTLKKVFYHLFPNAFQPGSEMDARIQKIIDPDARMVNKMKVDGKDVKESRIKTLKPNEIGYLRISNFKQDGVDATAKEVGTILEVTLAKPILPNSKSTFTLNFDGQVPVQIRRSGRNNVEGVELSMSQWYPKMAEFDFEGWHADPYIAREFHGVWGNFDVNITIDKGYTLGGSGYLQNQNEIGHGYQDAGVTVTTPKKMKTLTWHFIAPMVHDFAWAADKNYMHDVVKGPNNVDLHFLYKNNPKTVENWKKLEPLMVNVMDFYNKKIGNYPYKQYSFIQGGDGGMEYAMCTLMLGNGTLEGILGTATHELGHSWFQHILASNESKHPWMDEGFTTYVEDWALNELGTKKVENPFQGNYNAYYKLVESGKEQPQTTHGDRYDENRPYSISSYVKGSLFLSQLNYVIGKDKLAETIKRYFHDFKFKHPTPNDIKRTAERVSGANLDWYLVDWAETTNTIDYGIKDVKENKDQTLVTLERIGRMPMPIDLTVEYTDGSTESFYIPLRMMSFEKENPNPAIKRTVLKDWTWAHPKYEFAISKPRTSIKKIAIDPSGLMADVKSANNTYEIK, from the coding sequence ATGAGAAAACTCTTTTTACTATCTTTTATCACACTTAATTTTTGTGCTGCATCGGCCCAAAGCACCGGTTATTGGCAACAACAAGTCGATTACAAAATGGATGTGAACATGAATGTTAAGAACTACCAATACAAAGGAAAACAGGAATTGGTTTACACCAATAATTCTAATGATACTTTGAAAAAAGTGTTTTATCATTTGTTTCCAAATGCATTCCAACCCGGAAGTGAAATGGACGCCAGAATTCAGAAGATTATAGATCCAGACGCGAGAATGGTCAACAAAATGAAAGTGGATGGTAAAGACGTAAAAGAAAGCCGCATCAAAACTTTGAAGCCAAATGAAATTGGCTATTTGCGAATTTCAAATTTCAAGCAAGATGGTGTTGATGCAACTGCCAAAGAAGTGGGGACTATTCTTGAAGTTACTTTGGCAAAGCCAATATTACCTAATTCAAAAAGCACTTTCACATTGAATTTTGACGGTCAGGTTCCAGTACAAATTCGTCGTTCAGGAAGAAATAATGTGGAAGGAGTGGAATTATCAATGTCACAATGGTATCCTAAAATGGCCGAATTTGACTTCGAAGGTTGGCATGCAGATCCTTATATCGCCAGAGAATTTCACGGTGTTTGGGGGAATTTTGATGTGAATATTACCATTGATAAAGGGTACACACTTGGAGGTTCAGGCTATTTGCAAAACCAAAATGAAATAGGACACGGTTACCAAGATGCAGGTGTTACCGTGACTACGCCAAAGAAAATGAAAACATTGACTTGGCATTTTATAGCGCCTATGGTACATGATTTCGCTTGGGCTGCCGATAAAAATTATATGCACGATGTGGTAAAAGGACCAAATAATGTTGATTTGCATTTCTTGTATAAAAACAATCCAAAGACAGTAGAAAATTGGAAAAAGCTAGAACCTTTAATGGTTAATGTGATGGATTTTTACAATAAGAAAATTGGAAATTACCCTTATAAACAATACTCTTTTATTCAAGGTGGTGATGGTGGAATGGAATATGCCATGTGTACTTTGATGTTAGGAAACGGAACTTTAGAAGGAATTTTAGGTACTGCTACGCATGAGTTGGGACATTCTTGGTTTCAACATATCTTGGCTTCAAATGAGTCAAAACATCCTTGGATGGATGAAGGGTTTACAACTTATGTTGAAGATTGGGCGCTTAATGAATTAGGCACTAAAAAAGTGGAAAACCCTTTCCAAGGGAATTATAACGCGTACTATAAATTGGTTGAATCAGGCAAGGAACAACCGCAAACCACTCATGGAGATCGTTATGATGAAAATAGGCCGTACAGTATTTCTTCATACGTAAAAGGAAGTCTCTTTTTGTCGCAATTAAATTACGTGATTGGTAAGGATAAATTAGCGGAAACCATCAAAAGATATTTTCATGATTTCAAGTTTAAGCACCCGACTCCAAATGATATCAAAAGAACTGCTGAAAGAGTTTCTGGCGCAAATTTAGATTGGTATTTGGTGGATTGGGCTGAAACTACTAATACAATTGATTACGGAATTAAAGACGTAAAAGAAAATAAAGACCAAACGCTAGTTACTTTGGAAAGAATTGGTAGAATGCCAATGCCAATTGATTTGACGGTCGAATATACAGATGGAAGTACAGAAAGTTTTTACATCCCGTTGCGCATGATGAGTTTTGAAAAAGAGAATCCAAATCCAGCTATAAAAAGAACAGTTTTAAAGGATTGGACTTGGGCACATCCTAAGTATGAGTTTGCTATTTCAAAGCCTAGAACTTCCATAAAGAAAATCGCCATAGATCCAAGTGGTTTAATGGCAGATGTCAAATCAGCTAATAATACATACGAGATTAAGTAA
- a CDS encoding DUF885 domain-containing protein encodes MKKIILLQFVFIFTLIGCNQNKKSAASGDTVFEKLSEDYLNGYLAWRPQMGVALGLHEYDGKITDFSKASLDKEVARLKEFDKNLSQIDSASLSKKNYYDWKMMRSNIKNELFSFEDLKIYTKNPMTYAGLIDVNIYIKRNFAPIEQQIKSIIAIENEAPKIYEAAKVNLQDSLALPHIQLAIEIAKGSASFLGTDLLIALKDVKNDTLMKAFNSANKKAIDAINDYASFLEKEKLAKANNKYAIGKANYQKMLLYGEGITMSADDILAVGMKELKKEQESFNAAAKIINPNKKPLDVYNEMQKEHPTAASLIPDARKNLESIRQFLIDKKIVTMPSEVRVMVKETPTYARSTSTASMDTPGPFETKATEAYYYITPVDPKWTPKQQEDWLAQFNFYTTDVVSIHEAYPGHYTQFLHLNASDASKIQKIFGSYAFIEGWAHYTEKMMLDAGFGNTGDPIKAAKYRLAQSGDALLRICRLCVSINTHCHGMNVDDATKFFMNNWYQGDKPSRQEALRGTYDPGYLFYTLGKLQILKLREDYKKQEGDKYSLQKFNDAMMDNGMPPIQIMREVLLKDKKTWSKIL; translated from the coding sequence ATGAAAAAAATTATTCTATTACAATTCGTTTTTATCTTTACTTTAATTGGTTGCAACCAAAATAAAAAAAGTGCTGCCTCAGGCGATACTGTTTTTGAAAAACTTTCCGAAGACTACCTGAATGGATATTTAGCCTGGCGTCCACAAATGGGAGTGGCTCTGGGACTTCATGAATATGACGGGAAAATTACTGATTTCAGCAAAGCTTCATTAGATAAGGAAGTAGCAAGACTAAAAGAGTTTGATAAGAATCTTTCGCAAATAGATTCCGCTTCTTTAAGTAAAAAAAATTATTACGATTGGAAAATGATGCGTTCCAACATAAAAAACGAGTTGTTTTCTTTTGAAGATTTGAAAATATACACTAAAAATCCCATGACCTACGCCGGATTAATCGATGTGAATATTTATATCAAAAGAAATTTTGCCCCAATAGAACAGCAGATCAAATCCATCATTGCTATTGAGAATGAAGCACCAAAGATTTACGAAGCAGCAAAGGTAAATCTACAGGATTCATTGGCATTACCACACATTCAGTTGGCAATTGAAATTGCAAAAGGCTCCGCTTCTTTCCTTGGAACCGATCTTTTAATTGCATTGAAAGACGTTAAAAATGATACCTTAATGAAGGCTTTCAATAGTGCCAATAAAAAAGCCATAGATGCCATAAACGATTATGCTTCGTTTTTGGAAAAAGAAAAATTAGCCAAGGCAAACAATAAATATGCGATTGGCAAAGCTAATTACCAAAAAATGCTGTTGTATGGCGAAGGAATCACCATGTCAGCAGATGATATTTTAGCTGTTGGAATGAAAGAATTAAAGAAAGAGCAAGAATCGTTTAATGCGGCTGCAAAAATCATCAATCCAAACAAAAAACCCCTTGATGTATATAACGAAATGCAAAAGGAACATCCTACAGCAGCAAGTTTAATACCAGATGCGAGAAAAAATTTGGAATCAATTCGCCAGTTTTTGATTGACAAGAAAATCGTTACCATGCCTTCTGAAGTGCGCGTAATGGTGAAAGAAACGCCAACTTATGCGCGTTCAACCAGTACGGCATCGATGGATACTCCTGGTCCTTTTGAAACAAAAGCTACGGAAGCTTATTACTATATAACACCGGTCGATCCAAAATGGACCCCAAAACAACAAGAAGATTGGTTGGCACAATTCAATTTTTACACGACGGATGTGGTTTCAATTCATGAAGCTTATCCGGGGCATTACACGCAATTTTTACATTTAAATGCTTCGGATGCCTCCAAGATTCAGAAGATTTTTGGAAGCTACGCTTTCATTGAAGGTTGGGCGCATTATACTGAAAAAATGATGCTAGATGCCGGTTTTGGCAACACAGGTGATCCAATTAAGGCGGCAAAATATCGTTTAGCCCAATCTGGAGATGCATTGTTGCGCATTTGCCGTTTGTGCGTCTCGATTAACACGCATTGTCACGGAATGAATGTTGATGACGCCACCAAATTTTTCATGAACAACTGGTATCAAGGCGACAAACCATCTCGACAAGAAGCGTTGCGTGGAACCTACGACCCCGGTTATTTATTCTATACTTTGGGTAAATTACAAATCCTGAAATTACGCGAAGATTACAAAAAACAAGAAGGCGACAAGTATAGCTTACAAAAATTTAACGATGCGATGATGGATAACGGTATGCCACCAATTCAAATTATGAGGGAAGTATTGTTGAAAGACAAAAAAACATGGAGTAAAATTTTATAA
- a CDS encoding L-threonine 3-dehydrogenase gives MSTKILIIGACGQIGTELTHKLRKIYGTENVIASDIRKLNNDVVNSGPFEVVNALDFNQIEHLVEVHQIDEIYLMAALLSATAEKNPAFAWDLNMNSLFHVLNLAKAKKIKKIFWPSSIAVFGPTTPKENTPQYTIMEPSTVYGISKQSGERWCEYYHNIFGVDVRSVRYPGLISWSSPPGGGTTDYAVDIYHKALSDGKYECFLSSETKMPMMYMDDAIAATIQIMQAPAEQIKIRSAYNLAAMSFTPTEIAAEIKKHIPEFTISYEPDFRQKIADSWPASIDDAEARKDWKWKHEFDLESMTKDMLEHLK, from the coding sequence ATGAGTACTAAAATATTGATTATAGGCGCTTGCGGACAAATTGGAACGGAGCTTACCCATAAATTACGAAAGATATATGGAACTGAGAATGTAATTGCTTCCGATATTCGAAAACTGAACAATGACGTAGTGAATTCAGGCCCTTTTGAAGTAGTAAATGCATTGGATTTCAATCAAATTGAGCATCTTGTCGAAGTGCATCAAATTGATGAAATTTATTTAATGGCTGCCTTATTATCTGCAACAGCGGAGAAAAACCCAGCATTTGCTTGGGATTTGAATATGAATTCGTTGTTTCACGTTTTGAATTTGGCTAAAGCCAAAAAAATAAAAAAAATATTCTGGCCATCAAGTATTGCTGTTTTTGGTCCTACAACACCTAAAGAAAATACCCCTCAATATACAATCATGGAACCTTCTACGGTTTACGGAATCAGTAAACAATCTGGTGAAAGATGGTGTGAATACTACCATAACATTTTTGGAGTTGATGTGCGTAGCGTGCGTTATCCGGGATTAATTAGCTGGTCGTCCCCTCCGGGCGGTGGAACCACTGATTATGCTGTAGATATTTATCACAAAGCTTTAAGCGATGGAAAATACGAATGTTTTTTATCCTCTGAAACTAAGATGCCAATGATGTACATGGATGATGCCATTGCCGCAACAATACAAATTATGCAAGCACCAGCCGAACAAATAAAAATTCGTTCTGCTTATAACCTGGCCGCAATGAGTTTTACCCCAACTGAAATTGCCGCTGAGATTAAAAAACACATTCCAGAATTTACTATTTCTTACGAACCAGACTTCCGTCAAAAAATAGCCGACAGTTGGCCAGCAAGTATCGATGACGCCGAAGCCAGAAAAGATTGGAAATGGAAACACGAGTTTGATTTAGAATCAATGACAAAAGATATGCTGGAACATTTGAAATAA
- the mfd gene encoding transcription-repair coupling factor — MSKKALYNSYDNSPKTEQIVARLHENNQVKIHLNGLLGSALSFVIRAVFKKAEQPFLIILDNKEEAAYYLNDLEQMIGDQDVLFYPGSYRRPYQIEETDNANVLLRAEVLNRINSRKKPAIIVTYPEAIFEKVVTRRELDNNTLKVNVGDKISIDFINEVLFEYEFKRVDFITEPGEFSVRGGIVDVFSFSNDNPYRIEFFGDEVESIRSFDVATQLSLEKQKKITIIPNVENKFFQENRESFLDYISEKTVIFIQNTEYFLSQLDKQFAKAEEAFEKLSKDIKHSTPEQLFLNQASFIKRALDFSIVELNSKPIFRTTKKFEYHIKPQPSFNKQFDLLLNNLNENHFNGYKNYLFCSNEAQAKRFHDIFETVLSEDFNSKGNTSETVLDHHLKTIKKGGKTLDEANAENIRKQYNTIVLPLYQGFIDEENQITCYTDHQIFERYHKFNIKSGYSKKQNITLKELTTLSVGDYVTHIDHGIGRFGGLQKIQVENKTQEAIKLVYADNDIVYVSIHSLHKISKYNGKDGAPPKIYKLGSNAWKILKQKTKARVKHVAFNLIQLYAKRRLDKGFKFAPDSYLQNELESSFIYEDTPDQTKSTAEVKADMESDRPMDRLVCGDVGFGKTEVAIRAAFKAVDNSKQVAILVPTTILAYQHYRTFTERLKDMPVSVGYLNRFRTAKQKAETLKLLAEGKLDIVIGTHQLVNKNVVFKDLGLLIVDEEQKFGVNVKDKLKTIAANVDTLTLTATPIPRTLQFSLMAARDLSVITTPPPNRYPIETNVVGFSEELIRDAISYEIQRNGQVFFINNRIENIKEVAGMIQRLVPNARVGIGHGQMEGRKLEELMLAFMNGEFDVLVATTIIESGLDVPNANTIFINNANNFGLSDLHQMRGRVGRSNKKAFCYFICPPYSAMTDDARKRIQALEQFSELGSGFNIAMKDLEIRGAGDLLGGEQSGFINEIGFDTYQKILNEAIDELKENEFKDLYPEENNLETKEYVKDLQIDTDFELLFSDEYINNVSERLSLYNELGGVKNEEELIIFQNKLIDRFGPMPPRAKALMNSIRIKWIATRIGIEKLVMKQGKMIGYFISDQQSDYYQSNRFQDVLQFVQKHSSICKMKEKQTPAGLRLLLTFDNVKNTRTALELMEMLGGK, encoded by the coding sequence TTGAGTAAAAAAGCCTTATACAACAGTTACGATAATTCGCCTAAAACAGAGCAAATTGTTGCCCGGTTGCACGAAAATAATCAGGTGAAAATACATCTTAATGGATTGTTAGGATCTGCACTTTCATTTGTTATCCGAGCTGTTTTTAAAAAAGCAGAGCAGCCTTTTTTAATTATTTTAGACAATAAAGAAGAGGCAGCTTACTATTTGAATGACTTGGAACAAATGATTGGCGACCAGGATGTGTTGTTTTATCCAGGTTCGTATCGTCGTCCCTACCAAATTGAAGAAACTGATAACGCTAATGTTCTGCTTCGCGCCGAAGTCCTCAACAGAATTAATTCCCGCAAAAAACCGGCCATTATTGTCACTTATCCCGAAGCCATTTTTGAAAAAGTGGTAACCAGAAGAGAATTAGACAATAACACGCTGAAAGTAAATGTAGGCGACAAAATATCTATCGATTTTATCAACGAAGTTTTATTCGAATATGAATTCAAAAGGGTTGATTTCATAACAGAACCAGGAGAATTCTCGGTGCGTGGAGGAATAGTCGATGTGTTTTCTTTTTCGAATGATAATCCGTACCGTATAGAATTTTTTGGAGACGAAGTGGAAAGCATTCGCAGCTTTGATGTTGCGACGCAATTGTCATTGGAAAAACAAAAAAAAATTACAATAATCCCGAATGTCGAGAATAAATTTTTTCAGGAAAACAGAGAAAGCTTCTTGGATTATATTTCGGAGAAAACGGTTATTTTTATTCAAAACACGGAATATTTTTTATCACAATTAGACAAACAATTTGCCAAAGCAGAAGAAGCTTTTGAAAAATTGTCAAAAGACATAAAACATTCCACTCCCGAACAATTATTCTTGAATCAAGCGAGTTTTATAAAAAGAGCGTTGGACTTTTCGATTGTGGAATTGAATTCGAAACCCATTTTTAGAACCACTAAAAAATTCGAGTATCACATTAAGCCGCAACCGTCATTCAATAAGCAATTTGATTTGTTGTTGAATAACTTGAACGAGAATCATTTTAACGGATATAAAAACTATTTGTTTTGTTCAAATGAAGCTCAGGCGAAGCGGTTTCATGATATTTTCGAAACCGTCTTAAGTGAAGATTTTAATTCGAAGGGAAATACTAGTGAGACGGTTCTTGACCACCATTTAAAAACAATTAAAAAAGGGGGAAAAACCTTGGATGAAGCGAATGCGGAGAATATCCGAAAGCAATACAACACAATCGTTTTGCCTTTGTACCAAGGATTTATCGACGAAGAAAACCAAATCACTTGTTACACCGACCATCAAATTTTTGAGCGCTACCATAAATTCAACATTAAAAGCGGCTATTCGAAAAAGCAAAATATTACTTTAAAGGAACTTACAACTTTATCCGTTGGCGATTATGTAACACATATTGACCACGGGATTGGACGATTTGGCGGATTGCAAAAAATACAAGTCGAAAACAAGACTCAAGAAGCCATAAAGCTCGTGTATGCCGATAATGATATTGTGTATGTGAGCATTCACTCGCTGCATAAAATTTCAAAGTACAACGGAAAAGACGGTGCGCCACCCAAGATTTACAAGCTGGGTTCGAATGCTTGGAAGATTTTAAAACAAAAAACCAAGGCACGCGTTAAACATGTTGCCTTCAACCTGATTCAGCTGTATGCCAAAAGAAGATTGGATAAAGGATTCAAGTTTGCGCCGGATAGCTATTTGCAAAACGAATTGGAAAGTTCGTTTATATACGAAGATACGCCCGACCAAACTAAATCGACGGCAGAAGTAAAAGCCGATATGGAAAGTGACCGCCCAATGGATCGCTTAGTTTGCGGTGATGTGGGTTTTGGTAAAACCGAAGTCGCTATTCGTGCGGCTTTCAAAGCGGTTGATAACAGTAAACAAGTGGCCATTTTAGTACCAACAACGATTTTGGCTTACCAACATTACCGTACTTTCACCGAAAGATTGAAAGATATGCCGGTTTCTGTGGGGTATTTAAACCGTTTTAGAACTGCCAAACAAAAAGCGGAAACCTTAAAATTATTAGCCGAAGGAAAACTGGATATTGTTATTGGAACACATCAATTGGTCAATAAAAATGTGGTTTTCAAAGATTTAGGATTGCTGATTGTGGACGAGGAACAAAAATTTGGTGTCAACGTAAAAGACAAACTTAAAACCATTGCAGCCAATGTAGATACGCTGACCTTAACAGCAACTCCAATCCCGAGAACTTTGCAGTTTTCGTTGATGGCTGCACGCGATTTATCAGTAATTACAACGCCTCCGCCCAATCGTTATCCTATCGAAACCAATGTGGTGGGCTTCAGTGAAGAGTTGATTCGGGATGCGATTTCATATGAAATTCAGCGTAACGGGCAGGTATTTTTCATCAATAACAGAATCGAAAATATAAAAGAAGTGGCCGGAATGATTCAGCGTTTGGTTCCCAATGCCAGAGTGGGAATTGGTCACGGACAAATGGAAGGCAGAAAACTGGAAGAGTTGATGTTGGCTTTTATGAACGGTGAATTTGATGTTTTGGTGGCAACCACCATCATCGAAAGCGGACTGGACGTTCCTAATGCCAATACGATTTTTATCAATAATGCCAATAATTTTGGTTTGTCTGATTTGCATCAAATGCGAGGTCGAGTAGGGCGTAGTAATAAAAAAGCGTTTTGCTATTTTATCTGTCCACCCTATTCTGCCATGACTGATGATGCGAGAAAACGAATTCAAGCCTTGGAACAATTCAGTGAATTGGGAAGCGGTTTTAATATTGCGATGAAAGATTTAGAGATTCGTGGTGCAGGAGATTTATTAGGTGGTGAACAAAGTGGTTTTATCAATGAGATAGGTTTTGATACGTACCAAAAAATTCTGAACGAAGCTATTGATGAATTGAAGGAAAATGAATTCAAGGATTTATATCCTGAAGAAAACAATTTGGAAACCAAAGAATATGTAAAAGACCTTCAAATCGATACCGATTTTGAGTTGTTGTTTTCGGACGAATACATCAATAATGTCTCCGAGCGATTGAGTTTATACAATGAATTGGGCGGTGTAAAAAATGAAGAAGAACTCATTATTTTCCAAAATAAATTGATTGACCGTTTTGGTCCTATGCCACCACGCGCCAAAGCGTTAATGAATAGTATTCGCATAAAATGGATTGCCACTCGCATTGGAATCGAGAAATTGGTGATGAAACAAGGCAAAATGATTGGGTATTTCATATCCGACCAACAATCGGATTATTACCAGTCGAACCGTTTTCAAGACGTGTTGCAGTTTGTACAAAAACACAGTTCTATTTGTAAAATGAAAGAAAAACAAACACCAGCGGGTTTAAGGTTATTGTTGACTTTTGACAATGTGAAGAATACGAGGACAGCTTTGGAATTGATGGAGATGTTGGGAGGGAAGTAG
- a CDS encoding aspartate kinase, whose product MKTVSSIVENYIKTKPFLLNALSLGIINLTSLSRNIMTELESEFGKEVKQGAVVMALKRLTEELDFRLNHKINKVIKNIGEITVRSALTDYTFAASDTVLNKQADLITDINSFPDIFYTSSRGVNETNIVVSNSVTHLVDKHFASEKLIQKLDNLASITVKLPKENIVVPGIYYFIFQRLAWEGIIINEVISTSNEFTILVSEEQVDVAFKVIKDLKN is encoded by the coding sequence ATGAAAACTGTTTCTTCTATTGTAGAAAATTACATCAAAACCAAGCCTTTTTTATTGAATGCCTTATCGCTCGGAATTATTAATCTGACTTCACTATCGCGTAATATAATGACCGAATTGGAAAGTGAATTTGGCAAAGAAGTGAAGCAGGGCGCAGTTGTCATGGCATTAAAAAGATTAACCGAAGAATTAGATTTTCGACTAAATCATAAAATCAATAAAGTCATAAAAAACATTGGAGAAATTACCGTTCGCTCCGCGTTGACCGATTATACTTTTGCGGCGTCAGACACCGTTTTAAACAAACAAGCTGATTTAATTACTGATATTAATTCGTTTCCAGATATTTTTTATACCTCATCAAGAGGCGTTAATGAAACTAATATTGTGGTAAGCAACAGTGTAACCCATTTGGTTGATAAACACTTTGCATCCGAGAAATTAATTCAAAAACTAGACAATCTAGCTTCAATAACTGTAAAATTACCAAAAGAAAACATCGTTGTTCCAGGGATTTATTATTTCATTTTCCAGCGTTTGGCTTGGGAAGGAATTATTATCAATGAGGTGATTTCGACCTCAAATGAATTTACCATTTTGGTAAGTGAAGAACAAGTGGATGTGGCTTTTAAAGTGATTAAGGATTTGAAGAATTAG
- a CDS encoding YraN family protein — MAEHNELGKLGEEMAVEFLRKDGYTILETNWTFQKAEIDIIAQKENTLAVVEVKTRSSLEFGLPQDFVKPKKIQLLVKAVDAFVNAKDLDIEVRFDIIAIHKEGKSFVIEHLMDAFYHF, encoded by the coding sequence ATGGCAGAACACAACGAACTTGGAAAACTTGGGGAAGAAATGGCAGTCGAATTTCTTCGGAAAGACGGCTACACTATTCTGGAAACCAACTGGACTTTTCAAAAAGCGGAAATTGATATTATTGCCCAAAAAGAAAACACGCTTGCAGTTGTGGAAGTAAAAACCCGTTCTTCCTTAGAATTTGGATTGCCACAAGATTTTGTGAAACCAAAAAAAATTCAACTTCTTGTAAAAGCGGTAGATGCTTTTGTAAATGCAAAAGATTTAGACATTGAAGTTCGTTTTGACATTATCGCCATCCACAAAGAAGGCAAATCTTTTGTAATTGAGCACCTTATGGATGCTTTTTACCATTTTTAA